DNA sequence from the Vicia villosa cultivar HV-30 ecotype Madison, WI linkage group LG3, Vvil1.0, whole genome shotgun sequence genome:
cacacacacacacacacagagagAGAGTGTTGGGGTTGATATTGAAAATATATACATGTTGAAAAAGTCTCACATCGctaagttttgtaaaagaagagGGAGTCGAAGGCTATATATAGGACTAATTATCTTCTGAGCCTCGCATCGCTTAGTTTAGTGATGGAAGAGAGAGTCCAAGACTATATATAAGATTCAAGTTTTTCGTTACAAACTACAATAGTCAAAAACACTTTAAGCTTTTATTTGACTTTCGAgatatagttaaatatttgtttttgagGGTGTGGAACTGTGGATGTACTAGGAGTCCGAGGTAGTTGAGAGTATATTATgtattgtaacaattttcacatagtgttaaTCTTTGGCTATCACTCTACAACGGCAGGGATTATTTCTCTAGTTTTTTAGTTTTTACGTTATGTTCATGTGTTGTGATTGTGTTATTTTTTTCTATGCTTTAAATagtctaatttttttattcattgcAATTTAGTCTAGTTATAAAGTTCACTTAATCATATTTTTGACACAACCCTCTTGTCCTTGTAAAAACTCATTTACTATATTTAACTCCTGACAATTGACAAACACATATGAAATTAACTATGTTAACTTGGACAAATTTACATATAGCCAAATCCCATCCAATAATGCACAAAGTCATGACTCATGAGACAAATGTTGTTTTCTTATAAAGATATAATTATTACAAAGTAATGACATAATTCTATTTATATACATACATTAAATTTAAtgcatttatatatatacatatattaagACACTCTCAATGAGAATCCCAAACACGCATCTATACACCCACCCGGTATTAGACAAAAGTTAGGCAGcttattaaataaaaacaaataaataaaaaactataaggagataataatgattaattatgaataaaaaagcaaattatattaaataatatccTTTTCACATCATTTTTCTTCCTCTCACTATCTTCACCAAATTCTACCATCAGAAAGCGGCGTTGGGAATGGGAAACATCTGTTGTGGAAGTCTGAAACGGACTTGAGAAGCCGGTGATCGGACGGCGACGCCGTGCCAACAGATACCTCCCTTGCAAATGATCTCATCGTGGCTGTGACTAGGTGGATGGTGGCGGTTGAAGGCATACGTGGCTTTACGAGAGACGTCCCACGCCAGCGTTGATATTAGAATAAGGATCACCGCGGTGGTTGACATGATCAGAATAAAAGCACCGGTGAAGGTGCGACCGGAGAGAAAGCCGTAGAGCTTGATACAGACGATGATTGTAACATAGATTATCGTAAGGTTGCTGAGAACCGTGTCAGATAGCGCCATAACGAAGAGTGTAACAGTAGCGGTAGCAACTACTAGCAAAGGGTTTTTGAAGCGGTTGTGTTTATATGTTGCTGTCTTTTGCTTTGTGTAATGCTATATTTTGcactattttcttttcttttttttctttttctacttttttttttagtGACGAAGAAATACACACTTTTGGTGTACTCCACCAATCGATTTTAGGAACATCAATCAAATAGCTCCACGTGTCATCACTTGGGAATTTTTATTAGCCTCGGATATATATGGAATATAAAGAACATTTAATTTTGTTGACTcaactattattatatatttattcttaagagagaaaaaaaaagtaaaagtagACTATATTATAATAAAGGATATTATTAAAGTATTGGCTAATAATATTACAAATATTTctccaaaaaaataatattacaaataaaataaaattgttgttatttttatgattaatatttaatttgacaAAGATATTTGTGtaagaattttttttgaattgaGAATGTCGTTAATAGTAATATTGTGATGATAAACAAACATGACTACTCTATTTCTGAAACTTCTCAACTATCCTCAACTAATGATTTATTTAAGGTCATAATTGGACAAATAAATGTGATCATGACAAGTTCGATTTCATAATTCGAAACTTTATCTCTGACCAAACACAACTATTATGAGATATGTTCTTTGATATAGAATAGTCTTACCTAAGTGTGTTTAATTTCATGTTATTTTTTTGCTTTCCGCACTATTTCAATTATTTTCGCACTATTTCAATTATGCAAGTTTGTTTTTGTACTTTGATTTCTTAGGAACTTTTAATTAGTAAAAAGAGTGATGTTTTTCCTTCTTAAATAATTATTCGCTTATATTTACATATTTAAATGATCGTAATGTATTTTTACCCtcgttttttattttgataaatgaGAAGAAGTATACTCTTAGAGGAAGTAGATTATACTCTCTACTTAATTCAAGGAGAGATGACAACTAATATTTGATGATAACAACTAAAGTCAAGCATAAATTAGTCGTTAAAAATGCAACCAAATCAATATGCTTCACAAGTTGGATTCTCTGATGATGGCATTTAAATGGAATATAACTCAAGCTTCATCTCAAAGTAAAGCTCAAGCATGTGTCTATAAGATTGAAGTATATGAAAAGACTTGAAGTGTGTAATAGCTCGCTCTGGCAGGCATGAGAGAATAAAAGCTTAAGGGTCTTCTTGTAGAATTATACAACTAATCATACATatactaaaataatttttaacttatttttctcaagaaaatatttatataattgccTTAAAGTCGTTTCAGCTGATTTGGGAGCTGTCAGAAAAGCTCTGACCAAAATTTTCTTCCTGCCAATTGATAGGCACTTCAGCCAATTGATTGGGTTGGTGAAAAAATGTGCCATAAACGATTAGGACAACATCTTGATGGTTGGCAATAACTATATATCTTTTCTTGCCTTTTAAAATTTTCTAATCGATTATTTTTAGGCCAACCAATCGATTGGTATATGTGTCAATCGATTGACTCATTAATTCTGACcccaaaaaaaattttttttggtGTCAAactctagcctataaatagatgTCTCTTCCCTCATAGTTTCATATCCAGAAATGTGAGCTTTCATTCCTCACTCCTCACACTCTCTAAAAATATTTATGTTTACTTTCTCTCACCAAATTATAGTCTAGCGCTTTCGAGAAAGTCGTTTTGCAAGTGAGGCACTTGTAATTCTAGAAGTGTGGTATTGTAAATTTACCAAGAAAGTTTTGTTTTACCTTGTTTGAATAATTTATCCATTAAAGAATTATTTTGGTGTCAAACTCTAGACTAACAAGGTCCTAAGACTATACTGAAGCATGTCTTGTAAGATTGATTGGACCAATTGAATTCTATCAATCATAGAAAGAAGGTGGCCCTTCTAAGTAGCTAGCTTGGCCAATATTATCTCTGCTATGATCTTAATATGATGAGTTCTAGGCTTGCCTTTGAATATAGGAACTCCACGATAGTTAAATGTTGTATGTCCAACTATGAATGCAAACATATTTTCAATGTACCTTAGTCTATATCAGAGGATCTAACTCCACCCTAAAGCTTACACATAATTGGAATGATGTATTGTCCAAAATTCATATCATATTCTTGAAGGAGATGGTTAATGATTTGAGCATTTTTCCCAATAGCTTTGCAGAATATCATAAGGCCATCAACACACAAAAAAAGTGTAGCTAGCAATGATTGTCTTACCAACTAATATGCATGTCAACTTACTCTGATCCACTATTATAGATAActgatattttaaattaaaaaattaaaaccaaaaaatcaatttattaacaaaacaattaatattataaattattaaaataaaatattccaaAGGGTTAAATGTATTATACCCCCTACCATAGGAGCGTGTTTTGATTAATCCTCCCTTAAAAAAAATCCCGTCCCTTACAAAATGTAGATTTCATCTCTAAAGACCATATTGTTACTATTACACTAACTGTGCAAGGAAATCTTCCTACATGGCACCCAagtggattttttttatttaatttgtgacATGTCAATGTTAATTGAAATTCATATGAAAATATttcgaaaaataatatttattttagaagTTGAATGAATGATTAGGTTATAAAATGAGAAATAAAAGGAGAAACTCTCATCCCATTTCATGGGGTCTCTCATTGCATTTATAAAAATACTTCTGTTTTTAGAGGTGTATCTTCAGAAGTACTCTTTTTTATTTAACGTTGATTTGTTTCGTTGATTTGTTCTGTAGGCGTATTTACGGAACCTTTATTTTACGTTGTTTAAACGGTTTTGTAGATGCAACTACGGAACAATTcaacgttaaataaaaaaaattgtaaatacatttttgaaaacaGGACAAAAATGAAATTTCATAAAATGCTTAAAAATACTATGAGATGGATTAAGATATTTTTAGTATAAAGTAGAGATGGATGAATAATAAACAAAGGAGCAGAAGAAAGATTAATTGTCTTTTCCATAGCATCTTTCTTTCTATATTATAGATTACCTAAAAAAAATTAGAGTCAGTTTTTTAATGAGTTAAGTTTTTGGATCGATGTTTGGATTTAGAGCCGGTCTTATTTTTGCCAGGTTGTAGCGAGCCTTAACGATATTATTCAGTGTGAGACTATTCACTATACTTCTACATATTTGAGCTGATAGATAAATTTATAATTGTATATTCTAATCATGCTTTCCAAAAATTAATCAAAGTAACTTACAGTCCACTAGACCTATAATAATCCAAAGAAATAATTAatgcaatttaaaaaaaaatattatatgtattggctttaatgataaaattagtatcatttaataaaatatccttatttattataggtagtggaATAGTTGAGAAACGTAAAAGTTTATAAATAAGGGCATAGTAgtggaaaaaaaataataaatgttgcattgatATTCTAAATAGACATTCATTTTGAGATATAGAAAAAACgcaaataagacacttattatgaacAGAGGGTGTAATTAATAACCCAAAATTCAAATAGAGCATTCAAAATCTTATGGACGGTCTGACAGTAGTTAATGATGCAAATACTGAAAGTAACAAATAGAAAGAGTAAGATTTCATTTCTCTAGGTTTGGAGGTCGTGTGTATAATATATATACATCTAGGTTGCAACACTTTTTGTTAGCACTGCAGTAActaattaattcaaaaaattacAGTTGCAACATTTCTGCTATGCCACTACAACTGCAGCATTACTTACAAATAAGTAAGCAAATGTTTGCAGTAAGTATTTAGTTCAAATAACCAAAGCTTATAACTATAAGGCATAAGATATTCCAAAAATTGTAATGTCTCTTCACCAACCGCAGACCAAATCAAGACTATCCCTTGTCCCAAGCATTTTCTACAAAAAGGGTTTGGTGGCTACTCTAGTGACGAATATTTCCTTTTCTACCATGGAGCATGTGGAGCAGAGAGATGCTTCCATTTGATCTTTTAGGATCATCACGTGCACCCAACTTCCGTGTGCCCCTGTTCTCCTGTAAACCAGATAGACACCGTTAACATTTAACATCATGGGTTTTTCTATTGAAGCGACAGCATTCAGTTTCATGAAGACATATGTACTGCACAGATAACTGAtccaaaatttaattaaaaaaaaattgtctagTACCTTTGATTTCTCGGATTCGTCAAAAAGATCAAAGGTGCTCAAGTTTCTTGATAAAATGGATGAGGAAGGCATAAGTGTCCTGATTTCAACATATCACACGTAAAAACCGTAACTTGTAAGTATGGAAGGAAAAACACCACTTCAGtactcttttaaaataaaaacacaacCCCACCTTTTCGACCTAGGCGGCTTGCAGGAGTTACTGACTACTTTATCTTTCTGGGTTTCAGTAGATGAGACATCTTTGGGCAATGAAGGATCCAAAATACCATCTTTTGTTGACAGCGAAGAATCTAACAATTCCTGAAAGGTGAATTAACAAGATGAAAGAGGAAAGCAGAAACAAACTTCCGGTAAGCTTAGCATGGTAACAATAACAGTAGTTATTCTGTGAAAAGCACTAAGTAGATGGATAGAAGGATTTCACAAACTTACTTTTCATTCTTGTTATTAACAGTATATTAAAAGGTTCTTTGAACCTTTGGTTAACAACTTAGATTCTAGAAAAGATGGCAATCAATTATCAGCATCTTTGAACAACTAATTTTAAACCAACCAAGATTCCAAACAGTAAACTATTTCCATATCAGAGAGAGCCATTTCAGATCAACATAGATACACAAGGTTGGTTGAGAAATTCAACTATCTTCCTATAAGTAGACAAGATATGTATTACCTTCGCAATATATGTAGTGAGTCAGTCCATACAATCTCTCTCTGTTAACCATTGGGATGTAGTTTTCGAATTTTGTGATATATCAAGAATTCTCTAGACCAATGGATGTTATATGAAGACAAATAAAACACTTATATAGTAGGATACTCAGGTGAAAATTGAGTACAAGAGATACCCAATCACCTCCGAGTACAAGGTACAAATAAAAAACCAAAGGCCTAAACTCTCAAGCAAAAGAATAGAAccataaatataaaaacaagtGGCACACTAGAAAAATTAAGGGACAGAGGAAAATCTAACATGATAAGCAAGTGATAGGATTGCCAACCCGCTCTAGGGAAGTTGCAAGGAGATCTTGAGAAGTTACCCAAAAACCACTTTCAAGTGATTGACTTAACCAGATACTCCAATTAATCTGAATTAACTAACTAATCAGAGAAGATAGCATCATTCCGCAACTTCCAGATCAATCCAATAACTGTGACAAACTAAAGCTAAGCATTGTCTTAGGTTGGGGTGACATAAGAAAGAGCAAAAGATTGAGAGTAAAGAAGGCAAGTGTAGTGGCAAAGCAAACTCCCATCCCTACCGGATGACCACCGACGAGTCAGATTTAAAAACAAGTGTAGCATGATCCATTCTCAGCTTTCTCCAAGTCGGAGATTTATGGTTTGGGGTTGTTTGATTTCTAGCCAAGAGGATTCGGTCCATAAGTCCTTGATACATAATACAGGTTTTTAGAATCATAAGACCAACAGTCACATGCGATAGTGATAGTGACCCCTCTAATCATAGTCAAAAGCTCCTCCACCAACTTGGTCTCCCaaacaaacaattttttttctccCAAGATAGAATCCATTCTCAACTTTCCCTTCCCAATGACCCATAGTCGCGAGTTAAAGTTAAGTAAAAGGTAAAGATGGGCTAGAGCTTTTCCAATGGCATAAAATTTTAGAACAGTTGTTGATTTACATACATAAACACATTAACTTCTTATTTGAATTTCctcaaatataaattataaagatGCAACAAACAGTATGGTATATATTAGCAAATGGAAAGTTTACTCACACTCGGTATCTTGCTCTTAGCTTCAACTACCAAATCCTTATGATCCTCTGGTTTTGATGAGGAGGCCAAAACATCCCTAATGTATTTACACCAAGCAGGAAATAAGGAACGCAGCCTAAAGTACTAAAAACTAAGAAAAACAAAGCATGAATCACGCTTAAGAAGTATTACTCACAAGACTAAACTATTTGAATTTTCCATATGCAACTGTCTGCCAGGACCAGTCATGGGCTCAGATGATGTCTGTGCGTGAAATGTTTCCTGTAATGAAGGGATGACCAAATAATGAACATATAAAATTAACAATCTGAattgttcaaaaaaaatattaacagtcTGAAGCTTTTTGAAGAAGAAACTAGTGGATGAACGTAATCATGCCGCTTCACATGTTAGATTGAATGCCTTATCTAGTAtaacagtttttgttttaatttattaacaAGCTACTAAACCCAAAGACCAGCAATAACTATATGTACAACGAGAGTAAGAGTTAAGGAAACAGGTGAGCCAATTAATAGGTTCATGCTAACTTAACTTACCAAAAGTTAattgttgaatttattttatgtcaaTCAAACTTCCTCAACTAAATAAATGGACGCTTACTCTCAAACTTAGTTTCTTACTCAGTACTAACTCACAAAGAATTGAATTCAACTACAATTTATCCTTCAAAGAACAAAGTAATATGTTAAAGCACGTGGAAAGTCAACTCACAGCGTCAACCTCCAAAGAATTATCAAGCCCAGGCTTCGATGAAGAGATTGAGACTTCCCTACATTATTATTTCAAGCGGGAAAGTAAGCAACAGACGTATTTGTTCAAAGCcaagaaaattaaataataataataaaaataataataataataataataataataataacaataataaaataatattaataataataataacacacaGAAGATTATTAGTTACAAGACTAACCTATCTGGTATTTCAGAGTCTAACTTCGTACAAGTAGAATCAAGCATACGTTCTTCACTCAACGGGTCAATTATTGGCTTAGATGGTGACTTTGCATTTAACATTTCCTGAAAAGAATAGAAAATCAAATACCTAACACATATATAATGAAATGTTCTGCTCACAATTTATCCTTCAAAGAACAAAGTAATGTGTTAAAGCAATGGAAAGTCAACTCACAGTGTCAACCTCCAAAGAATTATCATGCCCATGCTTTGATGAAGAGACTGAGATTTCCCTGCATTATTATTTCAAGCTGGAAGTAAGCAACAGACATATTTTCGAAgccaagaaaaataaataataataataataataacatgcaAAAGATCATTATTTACAAGACTAACCTATCTGGTATTTCAGAGTCTAATTTCGTACAGGTAGAACCAATATGTTCTTCACCCAACTGGTCAATTCTCGACTTAGACGGTGACTCTGAATTTAACGTTTCCTGAAAAGAATGGAAAATCAAATACCTAACACATATATATAATGAAATGTTCTGCTAACTATTTATCCTTCACAGAACAAAGTGAAAGTAATATGTTAAAGCAAATGGAAAGTCAACTCACAGCGTCAACCTCCAAAGAATTATCATGCCCAGGCTTTGATAAAGAGACCGAGACTTCCCTACATTATTATTTCAAGCAGGAAGAAAGCAACAGCCATATTTGTTCAAatccaagaaaaataaataataataataataataacatggaGAAGATTATTAGTTACAAGACTAACCTATCTGGTATTTCAGAGTCTAACTTCGTACAGGTAGAACCAAGCATGTGTTCTTCACCCAACTGGTCAATTCTAGGCTTAGATGGTGACTCTGCATTTAGTGTTTCCTGAAAAGAATGGAAAATCAAATACCTAACACACATATATATAATGAAATGTTCTGCTCACTATTTATCCTTCACAGAACAAAGTGAAAGTAATATGTTAAAGCAAATGGAAAGTCAACTCACAGCGTCAACCTCCAAAGAATTACCATGCCCAGGCTTTGATGAAGAGACTGAGACTTCCCTATATTATTATTTCAAGCAGGAAGAAAGCAACAGACATATTTGTTCAAAgccaagaaaaataaataataataataataataacatggaGAAGATTATTAGTTACAAGACAAACCTATCTGGTATTTCAGAGTCTAACTTCGTACAGGTAGAACCAAGCATATGTTCTTCACCCAACTGGTCAATTCTAGACTTAGATGGTgactctgcatttaatgtttcctGAAAAGAATGGAAAATCAAATACCTAACACATATATATAATGAAATGTTCTGTTCACATACACTTAAAGGAAAAACTAGTTGGTAAGTCATTTCTCATGAAAGAACAGAAAAACAAGATTATGGCAGTTCAGACATTAGATGGGATGCCTCAACTAGcataatagtttttatttatcTATTGAAGACAAATTTTATATGCAATCATGACATTAAACTTTGAAACCCAGCAATATCTATATGTCAAAGGAAAATAGGAATTCGAGAAACCGGTTAGCTATTAATATTTATCAGGTTAAAGTCAACTCAGAAGGCAACCACTTTAATTAACTTTCATGATATAAAACTGCAAATTAAATGCACACCTACCCTCAAGCTTAGCTTATAATTGAACTGACAAGATCGGAACTTGATTAAAGTCCAATTTCTCCTTTAATGAAGTAATAAAGAAAGTTTAAGCAGATTGATATGGAAAGTCCACTTACATTAGGTACGGTCCTCACAGCATTAACTTCAAAAGCCTCATGAATTCCTGAGTTTGATAATGATTCTGAGACTTCCCTGAATTATCACACCAAACAGGAATTAAGGAACAAGCAAAACATACCAAAGTCCAAATAAAAAAAGAGCAGGGATCACGTGTGGGAGACCATTAGTCACAAAACTAACCTATCTGATTTTTCAGGTTCTAACACCGTGCAGCTAGAACCAAGCATATGCTCTTCTTTAGACGGCTCAGGTGATGACTCTGAATGAAatatttcctggaagaaatgGACAAGCAAATAATATGTAAATCGGATACTGCATTTTGAAGAATAATCATGTCAACTCATATTAGATGGGATGCCTTAACTAGTATAACAGTTTTACTAACCTATTGAGGCCAAAATTCACATGCTATCAAGAAATTAAATCCCATAACCCAGCAATAACTAATTGCCACAAGTTCAGAACCCAATCATAGAACATTCTCTCCTTAATGGAATAAGTACAAGCAGAATGGTTCGATTATTAGCACATCGAAAGTCAACTTACGCTAGATATCTTGCACATAGCATCTACTTCCAAATCGTTATGACACACAGGCATTGACCATGAAACAGAGACTTCCCTGTATTATCACACCAAGCAAGAATTGAGGAACACAAGCATAATGGTCcaaaccaaaaattaaaaaaacagcaGGAATCACAAGTGGAAGAACACTAGTCATAAGACTAACCTATCTGATTTTTCAGAATCTAACAGTGTGTGGGAAGAAACAATAGGCTCTTCATTGGACACATTAAGTATAGGCTCAGAAAAAACAGTAGGCTCTTCATTGGACACATTAAGTATAGGCTCAGAAGAAGGTTGCGCATGAAATGTATCCTGAAAAGAATGGATGACCACATAAACTCccatatattttgaaaaaaaactttaGGTCGAACGATTTTGCATGAAATACGCAAAAATGTACATTTATATCGGCTCACTCTAAAGCTCGGTTTAATCAGCCGAAGTCAATTTAGGCACAGTCTCTCGTacaattaactaaaaataaaagtttagggtttagggtttagggtttaggtcaAGAAAATTGATCCATTTAACAACGTATGGAGAGTCAAATCACACTATGTACCTTGCTCTCGTCATCAGCCTCCAAAGCATTATGATGCCCCGACTTTGACGAGGAGACTGAAACTTTCCTATATTATTGCACCAAGCAGAAATTAAGGAACAGTCATATTTCGttcaaagcaaaaaaaattaaagaatcaCATGGGAAATATGATTACTCACAAGACTAACCTTTCTGATTTTTTAGAATCAAACATTGTACTAGTAGTACCCAGTATATGCTCTTCATCTGATAGGTCGATTCTAGGCTCAGATGGTGACTCTGCCTCAAAGGTTTCCTGAAAAGAATGGCCaagaaaataacaataatattagAATTTGAAGGCTGTCTACATTTGGACAAATCAAGAAGACTGTCTACATTATGACAAATCAAGTAGTGGGTGAACATTCACTTAGTACTTCAGTACATTAAAACGAAAGCACGCAAGACAAACGGGTCAGCTCACACATTAGACCAAATGCTTCTAGTAACACAACCTTTACTTTAATCTATTTAAGAATATATTTACCTGATAACAGAATATTAAAACCAAAATCAAGCAGTAATTATAACTAAGACGAAATTAGGAGCTAGTGTACAGGTTGGCCAACTAATAAGTTTAAAGATTAATGAGCATTTAAGTTGCATTAACTGAATCCTCAATGACCTTTagacaaaaaaaaagaacaagaaaTATATGAGTACAATACTCAACCTCTTGGTCCAAATCATGCAAGTGATCAAGATCAACTAATGAACCATCTTCAATATTGGTTTTTTCATTTCCTCCTTTGCAACAAGTACAGGCAGCCCTGAAGGCATTCAGCTGCGTTTCCAACTCtagatttctttccttttcatatCCTATGCTTTCTTTGAGACTGAGTATTTCACTTTCCGCAACCTGATTATGGAAAAAAACACGTGAATATAATATGCCTATAGTTTGATCATGTATGGACATCATTGTATGAAGAACCATGAATGAGAAAAAATAAACTATCTTGAAAATAGTTATCTATGGCAAACAGCATTACCTTAATTTTGGAATTGTATTGCTTCAATACATTCCATATAACTCTTGCAAAATTCCTCATTATAATGTGATTTCTCTCGCTTCCGACATGGCTATTGCACTCTGACTTTAAAGTGACAGAACTGCTAGCATCGAATTTAGACACTGTTGAAGCATCTGTCATAAAATCATAGTCAAGATAGGAGAAAAAAACAGAACAAATAAGTTTTAACACAATTTTTAAATGTCCAAAATTACCTTTCTTTGAAGTGTTACATTCTTCAACACCCTTTTCAGGGACAGCACAGCTAGCATCGAATTTAGACACTGAAGTATCTGTCATAAAATCATAGTCAAGATAGcaggaaaaaaaaaacagaacaaATAAGTTTAACACAATTATTAAATGTCCAAAATTACCTTTCTTCGAAGTGTTGCATTCTTCAACACCCTTTTCAGAGATAGAACTGCTAGCATTGAATTTAGACACTGTTGAAGTATCTGTCATAAAATCATAGTCAAGATAGCAGGAAAAAAAATGGAACAAATaagtttaaaacaatttttaaatgtCCAAAATTACCTTTCTTCGAAGTGTTACATTCTTCAACACCCTTTTCAGGGACAGAACTGCTAGCATTGAATTTAGACACTGTTGAAGTATCTGTCATAAAATCATAGTCAAGATAGCAGGAAAAAAAACGGAACAAATaagtttaaaacaatttttaaatgtCCAAAATTACCTTTCTTCGAAGTGTTACATTCTTCAACACCCTTTTCAGGGACAGAACTGCTAGCATCGAATTTAGACACTGTTGAAGTATATGTCATAAAATCATAGTCAAGATAGCAGAAAATAAACAGAACAAATAAGTTTAACACAATTTTTAAATGTCCGATATTACCTTTCTTCGAAGTGTGACATTCTTCAACACCCTTTCCAGccttatgaagaaaaagaaagtaaGGTTAGGGATTTACCAAATGGTACATGTTAAATTATTGTCATACAAATTAATATGAAGATGGCCAATTTGTAAGGCTTAAATTTCCAAGAGTAAAACTCTACTGTCAATTATTGAATATCAACAGTCCATGCCAAAAGTTTATAACAACTAATCATGAAGACAACGCCATGCTATAAATGAATTACAATTTACTTTCAGTTAAGCGTGATGGTTTTCTCACTTTTATACATCAAGTTAAGCTTCTAAACGCACcatagtttttaatttgtcaaatttaaagAAAAGGTGTATCTCTAATTTTTCAGCAACGTTATGTTGTCAAATCCTAAATTTCTCATTTCCAAAATAAACAGATTACTTGTTTTTCTAATTACTAGGAAGACATCTTTAATTTTCAAGGTTTAAATAGAAATGTCCTTAAATCTTTCACACATACTTCTGGCAGTACACACTTGTGAATTGTCTTTTTGACACCATAAGTTTATAAGAGCTCACTACTTGCTCAAACAGCAAATAGCTTATGCTAAGAGTAATCAAATGCAAGCGAATATTACATCCATCTGCAATACAAAGAATATTAATGCTATATGGTCATATAGCTATTCATATATgaaatttttaaatgaaaaagtaTAACTATCAAACAATCTCTACTAATTCT
Encoded proteins:
- the LOC131660273 gene encoding kinesin-like protein KIN-6 isoform X2: MSTTKVNNSTAKSCPYTVTVRRNPPRRARATPSHGITPFPNEEILSEQISKFPAATSEDDEIPKNQSTSENENPINPTPSENENLKVFLRIRPSQPPNQAPRVRAKTAWPKNQTKNVTNNLKKKSSSSCISINDTQSVTLLVPSDLQDAKRLKSETYGGFTHVFPSDSSQLEVYERMVKPMAEEFTKGKSGMLAALGPSGSGKTHTVFGTPRDPGMVPLVLRHIFKETEASRSYYIAIFEIYTERGKSEKLFDLLPDGSELSMQQSTIKGQKEVLISNAEQAESLIAQAVIKRATAMTNTNSQSSRSQCIINIRDGPKKGKGVVNSKSNNAVLTIIDLAGAEREKRTGNQGTRLVESNFINNTLMVFGLCLRSLLEHQKNPKKQLQKHFQNSMLTRYLRDYLEGKKRMTLLLTAKSGEDDYLDTSHLLRQASPYMQIKYNEVEPSINMVPKKRNHQASSIIDSAKQSPSLAHLKRMKLVSEHTVQAGKGVEECHTSKKVSKFDASSSVPEKGVEECNTSKKDTSTVSKFNASSSISEKGVEECNTSKKDTSVSKFDASCAVPEKGVEECNTSKKDASTVSKFDASSSVTLKSECNSHVGSERNHIIMRNFARVIWNVLKQYNSKIKVAESEILSLKESIGYEKERNLELETQLNAFRAACTCCKGGNEKTNIEDGSLVDLDHLHDLDQEETFEAESPSEPRIDLSDEEHILGTTSTMFDSKKSERKVSVSSSKSGHHNALEADDESKDTFHAQPSSEPILNVSNEEPTVFSEPILNVSNEEPIVSSHTLLDSEKSDREVSVSWSMPVCHNDLEVDAMCKISSEIFHSESSPEPSKEEHMLGSSCTVLEPEKSDREVSESLSNSGIHEAFEVNAVRTVPNETLNAESPSKSRIDQLGEEHMLGSTCTKLDSEIPDREVSVSSSKPGHGNSLEVDAETLNAESPSKPRIDQLGEEHMLGSTCTKLDSEIPDREVSVSLSKPGHDNSLEVDAETLNSESPSKSRIDQLGEEHIGSTCTKLDSEIPDREISVSSSKHGHDNSLEVDTEMLNAKSPSKPIIDPLSEERMLDSTCTKLDSEIPDREVSISSSKPGLDNSLEVDAETFHAQTSSEPMTGPGRQLHMENSNSLVLDVLASSSKPEDHKDLVVEAKSKIPSELLDSSLSTKDGILDPSLPKDVSSTETQKDKVVSNSCKPPRSKRTLMPSSSILSRNLSTFDLFDESEKSKENRGTRKLGARDDPKRSNGSISLLHMLHGRKGNIRH